AGTTGAGGGCCTATTTTCTATAAGTGGAAAAACTGAATAACCATATACTGTTTAAATCTGCTGCAAACTTAGTTATTGTAGCCAGTATTCTATGTGTAATCTTTGGAAATGGATTGCATGTTCACGCCCTTTTTGATCATATCTTCGATCACGGTGATGTACATGCTTTTGTACACATCCATTCAAATGAGCAGGATCAAAATCATAGTCACGCCAAAGAATTTGATGATAAGGATGCCCACCAGCATCCAACGGCTACCGTTGACCTAACGGGAACACTAACTCAGAAGACTACCAATAAAGTATCCACTAACACACAGCTTTTTTCTTCTCCAGCCGTTTTAAGCAGCCAAAGAACTTTACAATCTCCGATCCTGCTTTATTTAGATCTGCCTCCGCCGGATCATCTTTACCAATCCATCCCATTTTCTTCTTACTCTCTTCGCGGCCCACCCCTGGGATAAATCTATCCCTTTGCCAGATAGCATCTCTAATCCGCTATCTCAATAGCATTCCATAACCATTAATACATCCTATTTATGAATTCATCCAAGTGGTGGATCTTGTTTTTGGTATTCCTGTGGATACCATTTCAGGTTCACGCCCAAACTCAGACTCTTTCCTTAGAGGACGTTGTTGAGCGATTTAAACAACACAGCCTCCAGCAAGAGCTGGCAGAGCTTGATAAGCTTCGAAAACAGGGAGCGGCTCAACAGTATAAATCGTACATGAATCCCGAGGTGAGCATCTTCAGCGAGCAGCTCAATGCCGGCACGCTCGATTATGATGAAACCACCTATCAGATTTCGCAGCCGATTGAACTGCTGGGGCAACCCTTCCTTCGAAATAAAAGCGCGACCAAAAGTAGTGAGGCTGCAGAATTAAGCTATGAGTATGACCGCTCAGTGCTCATCCAGCAGGTAAAGAGCCTGTATGCTGAATATTGGTTTTTACAGCATAAACTGAAGGTTTACGACCAAGCACTTGATGTTATTCACGAAGTGTTGGCATCAGCCATAGCCCGACAAACAGAAGGCACAGAGTCAGGTCTTCAGGTGCAGCGTTTTACGGTGGAAAAGAATCGGTACTGGCGTATGCGCAATGAAGTTGAGCTGGAAATGATGCAAACAGGGAAGCAACTGGCTTCTATGATCACTTCTTCGGAAGAAACCGGCTTTGACTTCCAGGTGGAAGCTGATTTGCCGGTGGAGCCGATCATGGAGGATTCGGAAACGCTGAAACAGTACGCTCTGGAACACCGGGTCGATTTACAAGCTATTGAGCTTGAAGCAGAAGCTCTCGGACTAAAATACAAAGTGGAAAAACGAGAACGCCTGCCGGACTTAAAGGTAAATTTCGGCTATAAAAATCAGTCGGACGGCTCGGAAGGTTTTGTAATTGGCGGAGGCATACAGCTGCCCATTTTCAACCGAAACAGTGGAAGCATCACCATGGCAGAAGCCGAACATCGCAGCGTGGAAACATCGTTGCAGCTCCAAAGGCGAACCATTCGTAATCAGGTGGATGTAGCGTACCATCGTGTTCAAAATTTGTATGCGCAGTGGCAAGAAATGCAACAAAATCCACTTTCTGCGGAAATGTTGGAAACATCACGGTCAGCTTATCAGGAAGGACGTTATTCGCTGATCGAACTGCTGGATGCCACCAAGGCTTACGTAGATGGTAGTAGCCTTCTGCATCGAATGACTGCAGATTACCAACAAGCCCTTTTTACACTCGATACCATCACTTCAGGAAAAATATTCTCAACTCAAAACACTTCAGAACAATGAAAAATCTATTCACAGTACTCTTTGTAAGCCTTGCATTTATTATCGCCGGTTGCGGCTCAGAAAAGGAAACACACAGTCATGGCGAAGACGGGGATCACACCCATGAAACTCCGGCTCAACCATCCATGACAGATGACAGCGATGCTGTCCGTATTGGAGGCGGTGACCATTCATCAGAAGGCGATTCTACTCATGCCCATGACGATGAAGAGGATCACAGTCACGATGAGGAAGAACATAGCCATGATGATTCAACGCATTCTCATGGGGATGAAGAGCACAGTCACTAATTCCATGAACAAAC
The nucleotide sequence above comes from Gracilimonas sp.. Encoded proteins:
- a CDS encoding TolC family protein codes for the protein MNSSKWWILFLVFLWIPFQVHAQTQTLSLEDVVERFKQHSLQQELAELDKLRKQGAAQQYKSYMNPEVSIFSEQLNAGTLDYDETTYQISQPIELLGQPFLRNKSATKSSEAAELSYEYDRSVLIQQVKSLYAEYWFLQHKLKVYDQALDVIHEVLASAIARQTEGTESGLQVQRFTVEKNRYWRMRNEVELEMMQTGKQLASMITSSEETGFDFQVEADLPVEPIMEDSETLKQYALEHRVDLQAIELEAEALGLKYKVEKRERLPDLKVNFGYKNQSDGSEGFVIGGGIQLPIFNRNSGSITMAEAEHRSVETSLQLQRRTIRNQVDVAYHRVQNLYAQWQEMQQNPLSAEMLETSRSAYQEGRYSLIELLDATKAYVDGSSLLHRMTADYQQALFTLDTITSGKIFSTQNTSEQ